The Streptomyces luteogriseus genome includes a window with the following:
- a CDS encoding MCE family protein yields the protein MITRTVKAQLLAFAAVTAVGVSYVGAEYTGLVDGLLDRGYTVRADFADSGGIFSGAEVTYRGVPVGRVGDLRLTGSEGVSVALEIEDGAPRIPADTLAVVANRSAVGEQYVDLQPRRSGGPYLLDGSAIPREDTRVPLPVTDMVVSLDRLVTSVGKKDLRITVDELGEAFSGTGPHLSRLVDSGNALVESASDSLPETISLIEDSRKVLKTQADQGSSIKSFSRDLAALTSELKSSDGDLRRLIGNSVPAGQEVNSLLRSTRPHLPVLLANLISGGQVTVARLPGVEQALVTFPVVVAGSHTVIPGDGTTHFGLVLNADDPPPCTQGYGTRRRDPADTGTRAANTDARCTAPRGGGTSVRGAQNAPGASGRSGGAGPAAYVAPYDPETGTATGPDGTPVEIGSTGGEQTVFGKDSWQWLLVGPMA from the coding sequence GTGATCACACGTACGGTCAAGGCCCAGCTGCTGGCCTTCGCCGCCGTCACCGCCGTGGGGGTGTCGTATGTCGGCGCCGAGTACACGGGCCTGGTGGACGGCCTCCTCGACCGCGGCTACACCGTGCGGGCCGACTTCGCCGACTCCGGCGGCATCTTCAGCGGTGCGGAGGTCACCTACCGCGGGGTGCCGGTGGGCCGGGTCGGGGATCTGCGGCTGACCGGTTCCGAGGGGGTCTCGGTGGCCCTGGAGATCGAGGACGGCGCGCCACGCATCCCGGCGGACACGCTGGCGGTGGTGGCCAACCGCTCGGCGGTGGGCGAGCAGTACGTCGACCTGCAGCCGCGCCGCTCGGGCGGCCCGTACCTGCTGGACGGCAGCGCGATCCCGCGCGAGGACACCCGGGTGCCGCTGCCCGTCACGGACATGGTCGTCAGCCTCGACCGGCTCGTCACCTCGGTCGGCAAGAAGGACCTGCGCATCACCGTCGACGAACTGGGCGAGGCCTTCTCCGGCACGGGACCTCATCTGAGCCGGCTGGTGGACTCGGGCAACGCGCTCGTCGAGTCGGCCTCCGACTCGCTCCCGGAGACGATCTCGCTGATCGAGGACTCGCGGAAGGTGCTCAAGACGCAGGCCGACCAGGGCTCGTCCATCAAGTCGTTCTCCCGCGATCTGGCGGCGCTCACCTCGGAGTTGAAGTCGAGCGACGGCGACCTACGGCGGCTGATCGGCAACTCGGTGCCGGCCGGTCAGGAGGTCAACTCGCTGCTGCGGTCCACCCGGCCGCATCTGCCGGTCCTGCTGGCCAACCTCATCAGCGGCGGCCAGGTCACGGTGGCCCGGCTGCCCGGCGTGGAGCAGGCCCTGGTCACCTTCCCGGTGGTGGTCGCGGGCAGCCACACCGTCATCCCGGGGGACGGCACCACCCACTTCGGCCTCGTCCTCAACGCCGACGACCCGCCGCCGTGCACCCAGGGCTACGGCACACGGCGGCGCGACCCCGCCGACACCGGCACGCGCGCGGCGAACACCGACGCGCGCTGCACGGCGCCGCGCGGCGGCGGCACCTCGGTGCGCGGGGCGCAGAACGCCCCCGGCGCGTCCGGCCGTTCCGGCGGCGCCGGACCGGCCGCGTACGTCGCCCCGTACGACCCGGAGACCGGTACGGCAACCGGCCCGGACGGAACGCCCGTCGAGATCGGCTCGACGGGCGGCGAACAGACCGTGTTCGGAAAGGATTCGTGGCAATGGCTGCTCGTCGGACCGATGGCATGA
- a CDS encoding MCE family protein — translation MNKRLKALALLTALAVAGALTVALWPRSGSVRVTAYFPRTVGIYPGSDVRVLGVRIGEVRKITPEGGRVRVELEYDEGREVPAGAQAAIINSSVVSDRYVQLLPVYRKGPLLRDGDVIPESRTAVPVELDRVFDSLHTTSEALGPKGANQDGSLARLLGVSADNLEGQGKNLNRTVEDLSKAVTTLSDGRGDLFGTVRNLQVFTAALAADDKSVRSFNGSLAKVAGQLAGERKDLAAALKYLAAALGDVADFVKKNKKTLASDVKGLSKVTKVLVTQRAALKELLEAAPTGLGNLQNAYNPSAGTLDTRNNAQASQDPADLLCSLLRTTGDEGGENPDCEELDKLFDSLPEVPKAPAVPSTGSVDRTLGGLLEADA, via the coding sequence GTGAACAAGCGCCTGAAGGCTCTCGCACTGCTCACCGCGCTCGCGGTCGCCGGCGCGCTCACCGTCGCCCTGTGGCCCCGCTCCGGATCCGTCCGCGTCACCGCGTACTTCCCGCGCACCGTCGGCATCTACCCCGGCTCGGACGTCCGTGTGCTCGGCGTCCGGATCGGCGAGGTCAGGAAGATCACCCCGGAGGGCGGCCGGGTGCGGGTCGAGCTGGAGTACGACGAGGGCCGCGAGGTCCCCGCCGGAGCGCAGGCCGCGATCATCAACTCCTCGGTGGTCAGCGACCGTTACGTGCAGCTGCTGCCGGTCTACCGCAAGGGCCCGCTGCTGCGGGACGGCGACGTCATCCCCGAGTCGCGAACGGCCGTACCGGTCGAACTGGACCGGGTCTTCGACAGCCTGCACACCACGTCCGAGGCGCTCGGCCCGAAGGGCGCGAACCAGGACGGCTCCCTGGCGCGCCTGCTGGGCGTGAGCGCGGACAACCTCGAAGGGCAGGGCAAGAACCTGAACCGGACGGTGGAGGACCTCTCCAAGGCCGTCACCACCCTGTCCGACGGCCGCGGCGACCTGTTCGGCACCGTGCGCAACCTCCAGGTCTTCACCGCCGCGCTGGCGGCCGACGACAAGAGCGTGCGGTCGTTCAACGGCAGCCTCGCCAAGGTGGCCGGTCAGCTGGCCGGGGAGCGCAAGGACCTGGCGGCGGCGCTGAAGTACCTGGCGGCGGCGCTCGGTGACGTGGCCGACTTCGTGAAGAAGAACAAGAAGACCCTGGCTTCGGACGTCAAGGGCCTCAGCAAGGTCACCAAGGTGCTGGTCACCCAACGGGCCGCGCTGAAGGAGCTGCTGGAGGCGGCCCCCACCGGACTGGGCAACCTGCAGAACGCCTACAACCCGTCCGCCGGCACCCTCGACACCCGCAACAACGCGCAAGCGTCGCAGGACCCGGCCGACCTGCTGTGCTCCCTGCTGAGGACGACCGGCGACGAGGGCGGCGAGAACCCCGACTGCGAGGAGCTGGACAAGCTCTTCGACTCCCTGCCCGAGGTGCCGAAGGCGCCGGCGGTGCCGAGCACGGGCTCGGTCGACCGGACACTCGGCGGACTCCTGGAGGCAGACGCATGA
- a CDS encoding MCE family protein, whose protein sequence is MRATGARSTAAPLIKFSLFALVTITATALLAATIVNVSLAEKHTYRAVFSDVTGLEEGDDIRVAGVRVGEVEGIRIKDRTLAEVSFTVAAERPLLTSTQAVVRYRNLVGQRYIALTEGVGTDTRLRPGGTIPLSRTQPALDLNALLNGFKPLFAALSPQDVNQLATEIIKTLQGEGGTVNSLLAHTASLTTTLAGRDKLIGSVIDNLNTVLATLDKRGARFSGLLKQLRRVISGLSADRKPIGTSLVSIGNLTAATSGLLEDARPALKDDIAGLTDLTGTLNRNEKTVEGVLKRLPNKLNELTGTASYGSWFNFYLCDFDGRIVLPKTKQVLTPEMHVARARCGG, encoded by the coding sequence ATGAGGGCGACCGGAGCACGCAGCACAGCCGCGCCGCTGATCAAGTTCAGCCTGTTCGCGCTGGTCACGATCACGGCGACGGCCCTGCTCGCCGCGACCATCGTCAATGTCTCCCTCGCCGAGAAGCACACCTACCGCGCGGTGTTCAGCGATGTGACGGGCCTGGAGGAGGGGGACGACATCCGGGTGGCCGGGGTGCGGGTCGGCGAGGTCGAGGGCATCCGGATCAAGGACCGGACGCTGGCGGAGGTCAGCTTCACGGTGGCGGCGGAGCGCCCGCTGCTCACCAGCACGCAGGCCGTGGTCCGCTACCGGAACCTGGTCGGGCAGCGGTACATCGCACTGACCGAGGGTGTGGGCACGGACACCCGGCTGCGGCCGGGCGGCACGATCCCGCTGTCGCGGACGCAGCCGGCGCTGGACCTGAACGCGCTGCTGAACGGCTTCAAGCCGCTGTTCGCCGCGCTCAGTCCGCAGGACGTCAACCAGCTCGCCACCGAGATCATCAAGACCCTCCAGGGCGAGGGCGGCACCGTCAACAGCCTGCTCGCGCACACCGCGTCGCTCACCACGACGCTCGCGGGCCGCGACAAGCTGATCGGCTCCGTGATCGACAACCTCAACACCGTGCTGGCCACGCTCGACAAGCGCGGTGCCCGCTTCTCCGGACTGCTGAAGCAGCTGCGGCGGGTGATCTCCGGGCTGTCCGCCGACCGCAAACCCATCGGGACGTCGCTGGTGAGCATCGGCAACCTCACCGCGGCCACCTCGGGGCTGCTGGAGGACGCCCGCCCGGCCCTGAAGGACGACATCGCCGGGCTGACCGATCTCACCGGAACGCTGAACAGGAACGAGAAGACCGTGGAGGGCGTGCTGAAGCGGCTGCCGAACAAGCTGAACGAGCTGACGGGGACGGCGTCCTACGGCTCGTGGTTCAACTTCTACCTCTGCGACTTCGACGGCCGGATCGTGCTGCCGAAGACGAAGCAGGTGCTCACTCCCGAGATGCACGTGGCGCGGGCGAGGTGCGGCGGATGA
- a CDS encoding TIGR04222 domain-containing membrane protein has product MSDGTAVRLEPHEIALLGGGSRAAVTVAVVELYLRGQVEAGLPGTVRAGVADAGRAEQPLSPLAAAVHACLRTPATPTALVKDPGVRLAVAVMRIPLAEAGLLRRPLLGATRAARRHVRDLRREHSLPASRHGLSDSERLLLVGLHGEGALRLLVPRFALRAGLVRRAEVGRAALLKDSPSGTNGGGGAFLSCGGGGGGGGGE; this is encoded by the coding sequence ATGAGCGACGGTACGGCGGTCCGGCTGGAGCCGCACGAGATCGCACTGCTGGGGGGCGGTTCGCGGGCCGCCGTCACCGTCGCCGTGGTGGAGCTGTATCTGCGGGGCCAGGTGGAGGCGGGCCTGCCCGGGACGGTCCGGGCGGGTGTCGCGGACGCCGGGCGGGCGGAGCAGCCGCTCTCCCCCCTGGCGGCCGCGGTGCACGCCTGTCTGCGCACGCCCGCGACTCCGACGGCCTTGGTGAAGGATCCCGGGGTCCGCCTCGCGGTGGCCGTGATGCGCATCCCGCTCGCCGAGGCGGGCCTGCTGCGCCGTCCGCTGCTCGGCGCGACCCGCGCCGCGCGCCGCCATGTCCGGGACCTGCGGCGCGAGCACTCCCTGCCGGCGAGCAGGCACGGCCTGAGCGACAGCGAACGGCTGCTGCTGGTCGGCCTGCACGGCGAGGGGGCCCTGCGGCTGCTGGTGCCGCGTTTCGCCCTGCGGGCGGGTCTGGTCCGCCGGGCCGAGGTCGGCCGTGCGGCCCTCCTCAAGGACTCGCCGAGCGGAACGAACGGCGGTGGCGGCGCCTTCCTCTCCTGCGGTGGGGGCGGTGGAGGCGGAGGCGGCGAGTGA
- a CDS encoding MCE family protein has translation MSPRVIRRRRRRPEPLVKVRTLPPKLPGLPKLRRSPKPPKRGARRPEPLVKVRILPPKLPRLPRVRLRRPRTKPFRDRNPVVIGAVGLTTLALLTAAAFNADSLPLIGGGETYSAAFSEAGGLKPGDEVRIAGVKVGKVEEVDLAGGHVEVTFKVKDDPEFGTETGASIRVKTILGAKYLALHPKGPGRLKPGSEIPLKRTVSAYDVVQAFSDLTTTTEEVDTQRLAKALDTLSTTFQDSPEEVRASIKGLSRISRTVASRDKALRGLLDHANGVTGVLSDHTEDFSALVEDGDKLFKEISKRRTAIHKLLKSSAALGIQLSGLVEDNRDEIGPALKGLNTFVRMLERNQASLDRSVALLAPYVRVFTNTLGNGRWFDAYVQNLVAAPVAPRKGGAP, from the coding sequence ATGAGCCCGCGCGTCATACGGCGGCGCCGCCGTCGCCCCGAGCCGTTGGTGAAGGTGCGGACTTTGCCGCCGAAACTGCCGGGGCTGCCGAAGCTGCGAAGGAGCCCCAAGCCGCCGAAACGCGGGGCCCGTCGGCCCGAGCCGCTGGTGAAGGTGCGGATCCTGCCGCCGAAGCTGCCGCGGCTGCCGCGCGTCCGGCTGCGCCGCCCGCGCACGAAGCCGTTCCGCGACCGCAACCCCGTGGTGATCGGCGCCGTCGGCCTGACCACCCTGGCCCTGCTGACGGCCGCCGCGTTCAACGCCGACAGCCTGCCGCTGATCGGCGGCGGCGAGACGTACAGCGCGGCCTTCTCGGAGGCCGGCGGGCTGAAGCCGGGCGACGAGGTGCGGATCGCCGGGGTGAAGGTCGGCAAGGTCGAGGAGGTCGATCTGGCCGGCGGCCACGTCGAGGTGACCTTCAAGGTCAAGGACGATCCGGAGTTCGGCACCGAGACCGGCGCCTCGATCCGGGTGAAGACGATCCTCGGCGCCAAGTACCTCGCCCTGCACCCGAAGGGGCCCGGCCGGCTGAAGCCGGGCAGCGAGATCCCGCTGAAGCGGACGGTCTCGGCGTACGACGTCGTGCAGGCGTTCAGCGATCTGACGACGACGACCGAGGAGGTCGACACGCAAAGGCTGGCGAAGGCGCTGGACACCCTCTCCACCACCTTCCAGGACTCGCCCGAGGAGGTACGCGCCTCCATCAAGGGGCTGTCGAGGATCTCCCGGACGGTGGCCTCGCGCGACAAGGCGCTGCGCGGGCTCCTCGACCACGCGAACGGGGTCACCGGCGTGCTGTCCGACCACACCGAGGACTTCTCCGCGCTGGTCGAGGACGGCGACAAACTGTTCAAGGAGATCAGCAAGCGGCGCACGGCGATCCACAAGCTGCTCAAGAGCTCCGCCGCGCTCGGCATCCAGCTCTCCGGCCTGGTCGAGGACAACCGCGACGAGATCGGGCCCGCGCTGAAGGGCCTGAACACCTTCGTCAGGATGCTCGAACGCAATCAGGCGAGCCTCGACCGCAGCGTCGCACTGCTCGCCCCGTACGTGCGGGTCTTCACCAACACCCTGGGCAACGGCCGCTGGTTCGACGCCTACGTCCAGAACCTGGTGGCCGCTCCGGTGGCCCCGCGGAAGGGAGGCGCGCCGTGA
- a CDS encoding catalase yields the protein MSQRVLTTESGAPVADNQNSATAGVGGPLLLQDQHLLEKLARFNRERIPERVVHARGSGAYGHFEVTDDVTDFTHADFLGAVGKRTEVFLRFSTVADSLGGADAVRDPRGFAVKFYTEEGNYDLVGNNTPVFFIKDPIKFPDFIHSQKRDPFTGRQEPDNVWDFWAHSPEATHQVTWLMGDRGIPASYRHMNGYGSHTYQWTNSRGESFFVKYHFKTNQGVRSLSSEQAAEIAGKDPGSHQTDLLQAIERGVHPSWTLHVQLMPAAEAADYRFNPFDLTKVWPHQDYPLKRVGRLVLDRNPDNVFAEVEQAAFSPNNFVPGIGPSPDKMLQGRLFAYADAHRYRLGVNHTLLAVNAPRATTARNYGRDGLMASNPQGRYSKNYEPNSYDGPVETGRPLAAPLAVNGHTGTHEAPPHTKDDDFFQAGELFRLMSAEEKSRLVANIAGGLSQVSRDDVIEKNLAHFHAADPEYGRRVEEAVRALRED from the coding sequence ATGTCGCAGCGCGTGCTCACCACCGAGTCCGGCGCCCCCGTCGCCGACAACCAGAACTCCGCCACCGCCGGTGTCGGCGGCCCGCTCCTGCTCCAGGACCAGCATCTGCTGGAGAAGCTGGCGCGCTTCAACCGTGAGCGCATCCCGGAGCGCGTGGTGCACGCCCGCGGCTCGGGCGCGTACGGCCACTTCGAAGTGACCGACGACGTCACGGACTTCACCCACGCCGACTTCCTCGGCGCGGTCGGCAAGCGCACCGAGGTGTTCCTGCGCTTCTCGACCGTGGCCGACTCGCTCGGCGGTGCGGACGCGGTGCGCGACCCGCGCGGTTTCGCGGTGAAGTTCTACACCGAGGAGGGCAATTACGACCTCGTCGGGAACAACACGCCGGTGTTCTTCATCAAGGACCCGATCAAGTTCCCGGACTTCATCCACTCGCAGAAGCGTGACCCGTTCACGGGTCGTCAGGAGCCGGACAACGTCTGGGACTTCTGGGCCCACTCCCCCGAGGCCACGCACCAGGTGACCTGGCTGATGGGCGACCGCGGCATCCCGGCCTCGTACCGGCACATGAACGGCTACGGCTCGCACACCTACCAGTGGACGAACAGCCGGGGCGAGTCGTTCTTCGTCAAGTACCACTTCAAGACCAACCAGGGCGTCCGCTCCCTGAGCAGCGAGCAGGCCGCCGAGATCGCGGGCAAGGACCCGGGCTCGCACCAGACGGATCTGCTCCAGGCCATCGAGCGGGGTGTGCACCCGTCCTGGACGCTCCACGTCCAGCTGATGCCGGCGGCCGAGGCGGCGGACTACCGCTTCAACCCGTTCGACCTGACCAAGGTGTGGCCGCACCAGGACTACCCGCTCAAGCGCGTGGGCCGGCTGGTACTCGACCGCAACCCGGACAACGTCTTCGCCGAGGTCGAGCAGGCCGCGTTCTCCCCGAACAACTTCGTGCCGGGCATCGGCCCCTCCCCCGACAAGATGCTCCAGGGCCGCCTGTTCGCCTACGCGGACGCCCACCGCTACCGCCTGGGCGTCAACCACACCCTGCTGGCGGTCAACGCGCCCCGCGCCACGACCGCGCGGAACTACGGCCGGGACGGCCTCATGGCATCCAACCCGCAGGGCCGGTACTCCAAGAACTACGAGCCGAACTCCTACGACGGCCCGGTCGAGACCGGCCGCCCGCTCGCGGCGCCACTGGCGGTGAACGGCCACACCGGCACCCACGAGGCGCCCCCGCACACCAAGGACGACGACTTCTTCCAGGCCGGCGAGCTGTTCCGGCTGATGTCCGCCGAGGAGAAGTCCCGGCTGGTCGCGAACATCGCCGGGGGCCTGTCCCAGGTCTCCCGCGACGACGTGATCGAGAAGAACCTCGCGCACTTCCACGCCGCCGACCCCGAGTACGGGCGGCGCGTGGAGGAGGCGGTCCGCGCCCTGCGCGAGGACTGA
- a CDS encoding MCE family protein, giving the protein MSGGRTSGGRTRAGRTRAGAVAWATVGTLLLSGCEFNGWYDVPLPGGAAADGRAYHVTVEFRDVLDLVPQSAVKVDNVTVGAVEKVDLDGWHARVRLRVADSVKLPGNAVAELRQTSMLGEKYVALSAPAGTAPAGRLRDGDLIPLSRSGRNPEVEEVLSALSALLNGGGVAQLKTITVELNKALQGRENRVKSLLKELNTFLGGLDGRREDIVRALKGIDRLAKRLGKEKKTIATAVDTMPPALKVLADQRRDLTKMLTALSKLGKTGTRVVNASRDDTVANLKSLRPILEQLNKAGDDLPNSLEMLTTYPFPRNAVDAVKGDYVNLHVTADLDLAGIYGNLSDKPGSKDGDSGKPETPDLPGLPDVPDVPDVPGLPSPTALPDAPDVPDTPVEPSAPSDSDPLCPPVCTAAHGPLPDSRRLPPGIDLALAELMLKGMQP; this is encoded by the coding sequence ATGAGCGGCGGGCGCACGAGCGGCGGGCGCACGAGAGCCGGGCGCACGAGAGCCGGGGCGGTCGCGTGGGCGACGGTCGGGACGCTGCTGCTGTCCGGCTGTGAGTTCAACGGCTGGTACGACGTCCCGCTCCCCGGGGGCGCCGCCGCGGACGGCCGTGCCTACCACGTCACGGTCGAGTTCAGGGACGTGCTCGACCTGGTGCCGCAGTCGGCGGTCAAGGTCGACAACGTCACCGTGGGCGCCGTCGAGAAGGTGGACCTCGACGGGTGGCACGCGCGCGTACGCCTGCGGGTCGCCGACTCGGTGAAGCTGCCGGGCAACGCGGTCGCCGAGCTGCGGCAGACCAGCATGCTCGGCGAGAAGTACGTGGCCCTGTCCGCCCCGGCCGGCACCGCACCCGCCGGACGGCTGCGCGACGGCGACCTGATCCCCCTGTCCCGCAGCGGCCGCAACCCGGAGGTCGAGGAGGTGCTGTCCGCCCTGTCCGCGCTCCTGAACGGCGGCGGGGTCGCCCAGCTCAAGACGATCACCGTGGAGCTGAACAAGGCTCTCCAGGGCCGCGAGAACCGGGTGAAGTCCCTGCTCAAGGAGCTGAACACGTTCCTCGGCGGCCTGGACGGCCGGCGCGAGGACATCGTCCGCGCGCTCAAGGGCATCGACCGGCTGGCCAAGCGGCTCGGGAAGGAGAAGAAGACGATCGCCACGGCCGTCGACACGATGCCGCCCGCGCTGAAGGTCCTCGCCGACCAGCGGCGCGACCTGACGAAGATGCTCACCGCCCTGTCGAAGCTGGGCAAGACGGGAACCAGGGTCGTCAACGCCTCGCGGGACGACACGGTCGCCAACCTCAAGTCGCTGCGGCCGATCCTGGAGCAGCTCAACAAGGCGGGCGACGACCTGCCCAACTCCCTCGAGATGCTCACCACCTACCCGTTCCCGCGCAACGCGGTGGACGCCGTCAAGGGCGACTACGTCAACCTCCATGTGACCGCCGACCTGGACCTGGCGGGCATCTACGGCAACCTCTCCGACAAGCCCGGCAGCAAGGACGGCGACTCGGGCAAGCCCGAGACCCCGGACCTTCCCGGCCTCCCCGACGTGCCCGACGTTCCCGACGTGCCCGGCCTGCCCTCACCGACGGCCCTGCCGGACGCACCGGACGTGCCGGACACTCCCGTCGAACCCTCGGCTCCCTCGGACAGCGACCCGCTGTGCCCGCCGGTGTGCACCGCGGCCCACGGCCCCCTGCCCGACTCGCGCCGCCTCCCGCCGGGGATCGACCTCGCGCTCGCGGAGCTCATGCTGAAGGGGATGCAGCCGTGA
- a CDS encoding TIM barrel protein, with the protein MGFADQRFNVNLSILFTELPLLERPAAAAAAGFTAVELWWPWVDSPVPERYELDALKRAIEDAGVQLTGLNFYAGQLPGPDRGALSIPGEESERFRANIDVAADFAASLGCTALNALYGNRVEGVDPAEQDALALENLVLAARAADRIGAVLLIEALNRPESPLYPLASAPAAVEVVDKVNEATGLGNARFLMDLYHLSMNGEDLPAVIERFASKTGHVQIADNPGRGAPGTGSLPLEDLLDQLNKAGYDGWVGLEYKPGERPSTEAFDWLAR; encoded by the coding sequence ATGGGATTCGCAGACCAGCGCTTCAACGTCAACCTGTCGATCCTCTTCACGGAGCTCCCGCTCCTGGAGCGTCCCGCGGCCGCCGCCGCGGCGGGTTTCACCGCGGTCGAGTTGTGGTGGCCCTGGGTCGACTCGCCGGTCCCCGAGCGGTACGAGCTCGACGCCCTGAAGCGTGCGATCGAGGACGCCGGTGTCCAGCTCACCGGCCTGAACTTCTACGCCGGACAGCTCCCGGGCCCGGACCGCGGCGCCCTGTCGATTCCCGGTGAGGAGTCGGAGCGGTTCCGCGCCAACATCGACGTGGCCGCCGACTTCGCCGCCTCCCTGGGCTGCACGGCGCTCAACGCGCTGTACGGCAACCGCGTCGAGGGCGTGGACCCGGCCGAGCAGGACGCTCTCGCCCTGGAGAATCTGGTCCTCGCGGCCCGGGCCGCCGACCGGATCGGCGCGGTCCTGCTGATCGAGGCGTTGAACCGGCCCGAGTCCCCGCTGTACCCGCTGGCGTCGGCCCCGGCTGCCGTGGAGGTCGTCGACAAGGTCAACGAGGCGACGGGGCTGGGCAACGCCCGCTTCCTGATGGACCTCTACCACCTGTCCATGAACGGCGAGGACCTCCCGGCGGTGATCGAGCGGTTCGCGTCGAAGACGGGCCACGTGCAGATCGCCGACAACCCGGGCCGCGGCGCGCCGGGCACGGGCTCACTGCCCCTCGAAGACCTCCTCGACCAGCTGAACAAGGCGGGTTACGACGGCTGGGTCGGCCTCGAGTACAAGCCGGGCGAGCGCCCGAGCACCGAGGCCTTCGACTGGCTGGCCCGCTGA
- a CDS encoding 2-hydroxy-3-oxopropionate reductase, which produces MSTTLPKVAWIGLGIMGSPMSENLIKAGYQVTGFTLEQDKLDRLAAAGGTAAGSIAEAVKDADVVVTMVPASPQVEAIAYGPDGILENAKSGALLIDMSSITPQTSVDLAKAAKDKGIRVLDAPVSGGEAGAIEAVLSIMVGGEQADFDTAKPILEALGKTIVLCGPHGSGQTVKAANQLIVAVNIQACAEAVVFLEKSGVDLKAALDVLNGGLAGSTVLTRKKDNFLGRDFKPGFRIDLHHKDMGIVTDAARNVGAALPVGAVVAQLVASLRAQGDGGLDHSALLRAVERLSGAQL; this is translated from the coding sequence ATGAGCACCACTCTCCCCAAGGTCGCCTGGATCGGCCTCGGCATCATGGGCTCCCCCATGTCCGAGAACCTGATCAAGGCGGGCTACCAGGTCACCGGCTTCACGCTGGAGCAGGACAAGCTGGACCGCCTGGCCGCCGCCGGTGGCACCGCGGCCGGTTCGATCGCCGAGGCCGTGAAGGACGCCGACGTCGTCGTCACGATGGTCCCGGCCTCCCCGCAGGTCGAGGCCATCGCCTACGGCCCCGACGGCATCCTGGAGAACGCGAAGTCCGGCGCGCTGCTGATCGACATGTCCTCGATCACCCCGCAGACCTCGGTCGACCTGGCGAAGGCGGCGAAGGACAAGGGCATCCGCGTCCTGGACGCCCCGGTGTCCGGCGGTGAGGCCGGCGCCATCGAGGCCGTGCTGTCGATCATGGTCGGCGGCGAACAGGCCGACTTCGACACCGCGAAGCCGATCCTCGAGGCGCTCGGCAAGACCATCGTGCTGTGCGGTCCGCACGGCTCCGGTCAGACCGTGAAGGCAGCCAACCAGCTGATCGTCGCCGTGAACATCCAGGCGTGCGCCGAGGCCGTGGTGTTCCTGGAGAAGTCCGGCGTGGACCTGAAGGCGGCGCTGGACGTCCTCAACGGCGGGCTCGCCGGCTCGACCGTGCTGACCCGCAAGAAGGACAACTTCCTCGGCCGGGACTTCAAGCCGGGCTTCCGGATCGACCTGCACCACAAGGACATGGGCATCGTCACGGACGCCGCCCGCAATGTCGGCGCGGCCCTGCCCGTCGGTGCCGTGGTCGCCCAGCTGGTCGCGTCCCTGCGTGCGCAGGGCGACGGCGGCCTGGACCACTCGGCGCTGCTGCGGGCCGTGGAGCGGCTCTCCGGCGCGCAGCTCTGA